One window of the Streptomyces sp. ITFR-21 genome contains the following:
- a CDS encoding DUF397 domain-containing protein translates to MTALPMLDASVLPNWRKSSYSGSENAACLEITSHGDQIATRDSKNPTGPALVFSQDAWAAFVRDVVSGSFGDA, encoded by the coding sequence GTGACCGCTCTCCCCATGCTTGATGCGTCGGTGCTTCCTAACTGGCGCAAGTCCTCCTATAGCGGTTCGGAGAATGCGGCTTGCCTGGAAATAACGTCGCATGGCGACCAGATCGCTACGCGTGACAGCAAGAACCCGACCGGCCCGGCGCTGGTATTTTCCCAGGACGCATGGGCAGCGTTCGTGCGTGATGTCGTGTCTGGTAGCTTCGGGGACGCGTAG
- a CDS encoding helix-turn-helix domain-containing protein — MELHEEDSSATPRAMLGRRLRRLREKAQLSQRGLASAVGYPHTYISRVERGDQLPSGALAEAFDTYFHTDGLFVELLALAQDGLIADYSRKIVAKESEAIRIQVFTSSLVPGLLQTEEYVRESFKLGLPSENLPELDARVVVRKNRAGIFEREEPPLYWAIMDEVALLRGSTSKEVMARQIEHLIQMAERQNITLQVLPFSRGFHPMMGGSLTLLTLRDGSTVALVESFDSGTGVESPKGVLSLIQRFDMARSQALTTDESLDLIRHYLKGYAK; from the coding sequence ATGGAACTTCATGAAGAGGACAGTTCAGCGACACCGCGAGCCATGCTCGGCCGTCGCCTTCGCCGCTTGCGTGAGAAGGCTCAGCTTTCGCAGCGGGGACTGGCGAGCGCTGTAGGGTACCCGCATACCTACATCAGCCGAGTGGAACGCGGCGATCAGTTGCCATCCGGAGCATTAGCCGAAGCATTCGACACGTACTTCCATACGGATGGACTGTTCGTTGAACTGCTGGCTCTGGCGCAGGATGGTCTCATCGCTGACTACAGTCGAAAGATCGTCGCCAAGGAGAGCGAAGCAATCCGCATCCAGGTCTTCACAAGCAGCCTTGTTCCAGGACTGCTCCAGACCGAGGAATACGTACGTGAGTCATTCAAGCTCGGGCTTCCTAGTGAGAATCTGCCAGAGTTGGACGCGCGTGTTGTAGTGCGAAAGAACCGTGCTGGCATCTTCGAGCGAGAGGAGCCGCCGCTGTACTGGGCGATCATGGACGAGGTCGCTCTACTGCGAGGTAGTACCAGTAAAGAAGTTATGGCCCGGCAGATCGAGCATTTGATTCAGATGGCGGAGCGCCAAAACATCACGCTGCAAGTCCTGCCTTTTTCGCGGGGCTTCCATCCGATGATGGGCGGCAGCTTGACCCTGCTGACCCTGCGGGATGGCAGCACGGTCGCGCTGGTCGAGAGCTTCGACTCTGGCACCGGTGTAGAATCCCCGAAGGGAGTGCTGTCACTCATCCAGCGCTTCGACATGGCGCGCTCCCAGGCTCTCACGACAGATGAATCACTTGACCTTATCCGCCACTATTTGAAGGGGTACGCCAAGTGA
- a CDS encoding ATP-binding protein: MTHTNRIALAAVPNAVRDARDFVALVLRHQQRDALGDAATLVVSELVTNALRASTDAGPAALADGSFDEPGLSAQIIVQPNAVRLSVRDPSPRLPHLSAPDRDAEHGRGLLLVQALTSRWGVYRLPTGGKVVWAELTTSPITTGVSCDESHVGLTG, translated from the coding sequence ATGACGCACACCAACCGCATCGCACTCGCGGCTGTGCCGAATGCCGTCCGTGACGCCCGGGACTTCGTTGCCCTGGTCCTGCGTCACCAGCAGCGCGATGCACTGGGCGACGCCGCTACCCTCGTCGTCTCCGAGCTGGTCACCAACGCCCTGCGAGCATCTACCGATGCCGGCCCCGCGGCACTCGCTGACGGTTCGTTCGATGAACCCGGCCTGAGCGCACAGATCATCGTCCAGCCGAATGCCGTACGCCTGTCGGTCCGCGACCCCAGCCCCCGGCTGCCACACCTCAGCGCACCAGACCGCGACGCCGAACACGGCCGAGGACTGCTGCTCGTCCAAGCGCTGACTTCTCGCTGGGGCGTCTACCGACTGCCGACAGGCGGCAAGGTCGTCTGGGCCGAACTGACCACCTCGCCCATTACCACGGGCGTGTCCTGCGACGAATCGCATGTGGGACTTACTGGATGA
- a CDS encoding helix-turn-helix domain-containing protein: MTGGKRTRPRALYHEPEAVTWARQKAGLTKRALAQTVGISAQLLGEIESGWRNATPANLIKIAEVLNCPVVALERKHAKC, from the coding sequence ATGACTGGCGGCAAGCGCACCCGTCCGCGCGCTCTCTACCACGAGCCCGAAGCCGTCACCTGGGCACGGCAGAAAGCCGGGCTGACCAAGCGGGCGCTCGCCCAAACAGTCGGCATCTCCGCGCAGTTGCTGGGTGAGATTGAGTCGGGGTGGCGGAACGCCACCCCGGCCAACCTGATCAAGATTGCTGAGGTGCTGAACTGTCCGGTGGTGGCGCTGGAGCGGAAGCACGCAAAGTGTTGA